The following are from one region of the Verrucomicrobiaceae bacterium genome:
- a CDS encoding N-acetylmuramoyl-L-alanine amidase, whose protein sequence is MFEKIVSLCVLAIVSSALHTAAQSTNVPPPPAAAPAPPPPAAPVTSQASTIIPPTGSTLSAPPTLASSIDRLAKLSPLGDSPHWEALAPLAKTMSRADVETALRNIYTDGGAFPQPWRVEPGALIIQTGDPARPEHRIELGARSEPSDSATRFWHRVQELPPLTDPAKPLADLHIAIDPGHIGGGYSTVEERFLSFAPNEAVQEGYLTLITAQALAEELKALGAYVTLVRDRLEPVTKQRPPDLFDAARKLLTESGFPQPKETYDGLTGDAKLLTVQWQAEKLFYRVSEIRARAKKVNTEIKPDLVLCLHYNAEAWGAATSPQFSPNNHFHILVNGCYSAPELEQADIRYEMFHRLLARVHEEELPLANAVAEGMRRITGLPAYIYTTPNARRPGTNDAVYARNLLANRLYDCPVVYLEPYVMNHEETYRRLLNGHFIGRTLIGGKLQTSVVRDYVRGVIEGLTTYYRTHRRVDSAQQEP, encoded by the coding sequence ATGTTCGAGAAAATCGTGTCCCTATGCGTCCTGGCCATCGTGTCGTCCGCCCTGCACACCGCCGCGCAGTCCACCAACGTGCCGCCGCCCCCCGCAGCGGCACCTGCGCCCCCCCCTCCTGCGGCACCTGTTACCAGTCAGGCCTCCACCATCATACCGCCCACAGGCTCCACGCTTTCGGCCCCTCCTACTCTGGCCAGCAGCATCGACCGACTCGCGAAACTCAGCCCACTCGGTGACTCACCCCACTGGGAGGCTCTCGCTCCGTTGGCGAAGACCATGAGCCGCGCAGATGTCGAGACCGCGCTACGCAACATCTACACCGACGGCGGGGCCTTCCCGCAGCCCTGGCGTGTGGAGCCGGGTGCTCTCATCATCCAAACAGGCGACCCCGCTCGGCCAGAGCACCGCATCGAGCTCGGAGCCCGCTCAGAGCCCTCCGACTCCGCCACCCGCTTCTGGCACCGCGTCCAGGAGCTCCCGCCGCTCACTGATCCGGCCAAGCCCCTCGCCGATCTGCACATCGCCATCGACCCAGGCCACATCGGCGGAGGCTACTCCACCGTGGAGGAGCGCTTCCTCAGCTTTGCCCCCAATGAGGCCGTGCAGGAGGGCTACCTCACCCTCATCACCGCACAGGCACTCGCAGAAGAGCTCAAAGCACTCGGAGCCTACGTCACCCTCGTGCGTGACCGCCTTGAGCCCGTCACCAAACAGCGCCCGCCGGACCTCTTCGATGCTGCGCGGAAGCTACTCACTGAATCCGGCTTCCCTCAGCCCAAAGAGACTTACGACGGCCTCACCGGCGACGCGAAGCTCCTCACCGTGCAATGGCAGGCCGAAAAGCTCTTCTACCGCGTCAGCGAGATCCGTGCCCGTGCGAAAAAGGTCAACACCGAGATCAAGCCAGACCTCGTCCTCTGCCTCCACTACAATGCGGAGGCCTGGGGCGCTGCCACCTCCCCCCAATTCTCGCCCAACAATCACTTCCACATCCTCGTCAATGGCTGCTACAGCGCCCCCGAGCTGGAGCAGGCCGACATACGCTATGAGATGTTTCATCGCCTCCTCGCACGCGTGCATGAGGAGGAGCTCCCACTCGCCAATGCCGTCGCAGAAGGCATGCGCCGCATCACAGGCCTGCCCGCCTATATTTACACCACACCCAATGCACGCCGCCCCGGCACCAACGACGCTGTGTATGCTCGTAACCTCCTCGCCAATCGCCTCTACGACTGCCCTGTCGTCTATTTGGAGCCCTACGTCATGAACCATGAAGAAACCTACCGCCGGTTGCTCAATGGGCACTTCATCGGACGCACCCTCATCGGCGGCAAACTGCAAACCAGCGTCGTCCGCGACTACGTGCGCGGCGTCATCGAGGGCCTCACCACCTACTATCGCACCCATCGCCGCGTCGATTCCGCGCAACAAGAGCCATGA
- a CDS encoding NAD-dependent epimerase/dehydratase family protein — MSQPPQTILVAGCGFVGARTADLLHAAGHRVIGLTHTEASAQLLRQTKPWPIIESCDISSSSAVLALAEKLASTPIDAFIHCASSSRGGAETYQSVYVDGMRHLITAFPRAFPLYTSSTSVYPQTAGETVDETSPAEPQRDTGRLLREAENISLQAHGCVARLAGIYGPHRSFLLKNLIEGKAAIEGNHGEGRYLNQIHADDAASALAHLITQKLSGVFNIADDQKVTQKAAYLDICRLLGLRMPPEREPDTTRKRGWSHKHISNAKLRSTGWSPHYPTYLDALQNDPDLVSSILDTVHHESGEHIIPRQPNIILIGLMGSGKTTVARIVAQMIGFQCIDTDHLIIEAAGKNIPAIFAAESESGFRQRESAALRSLLGRRGCCIATGGGIITQPRNLSLLRHLGYIVWLDADPALLARRTSFNQDRPLLAGEEDPQAKLTRLLTERKPIYKSLADLRIKTSELTPQESAYGIMESARVFFAKMRR, encoded by the coding sequence ATGAGCCAGCCGCCGCAGACCATCCTCGTCGCCGGTTGTGGCTTCGTCGGTGCCCGCACCGCCGATCTACTCCATGCCGCAGGGCACCGCGTCATCGGGCTCACGCACACAGAGGCCTCCGCCCAGCTCCTGCGCCAGACCAAGCCCTGGCCCATCATCGAGTCCTGCGACATCAGCAGCTCCAGCGCCGTACTCGCCCTCGCGGAAAAACTCGCCTCCACACCCATCGACGCCTTCATCCACTGCGCCAGCTCCAGTCGTGGCGGAGCAGAGACCTACCAAAGCGTCTATGTCGATGGCATGCGGCATCTCATCACCGCCTTCCCTCGCGCATTCCCGCTCTACACCAGCAGCACCAGCGTTTATCCACAGACCGCAGGCGAGACGGTCGATGAAACCAGCCCCGCAGAGCCCCAGCGTGATACGGGCCGACTTTTGCGCGAGGCGGAAAACATCTCCCTACAGGCCCATGGCTGCGTCGCACGCCTCGCTGGCATTTATGGCCCCCATCGCTCTTTTCTGCTCAAAAACCTCATCGAAGGAAAAGCCGCCATCGAGGGAAATCACGGCGAAGGCCGCTACCTCAACCAAATCCACGCCGATGACGCCGCCAGCGCCCTAGCGCACCTCATCACCCAAAAGCTCTCTGGCGTCTTCAACATCGCCGACGACCAAAAAGTCACTCAAAAGGCCGCTTATTTGGATATTTGCCGCCTCCTTGGCCTCCGCATGCCCCCCGAGCGTGAACCAGACACCACACGCAAACGCGGCTGGAGCCATAAACACATCTCCAACGCCAAACTCCGCTCCACCGGCTGGTCACCGCACTATCCCACCTACCTCGACGCCCTGCAAAACGACCCCGACCTCGTCAGCAGCATCCTCGACACCGTGCATCATGAAAGCGGCGAGCACATCATCCCCCGTCAGCCAAACATCATCCTCATCGGTCTCATGGGCAGCGGCAAAACCACCGTCGCACGCATCGTCGCCCAAATGATCGGCTTTCAATGCATCGACACCGATCACCTCATCATCGAAGCCGCTGGCAAAAACATTCCCGCCATTTTCGCTGCTGAAAGCGAAAGCGGTTTCCGCCAGCGTGAAAGCGCAGCCCTCCGCAGCCTCCTCGGTCGCCGTGGCTGCTGCATCGCCACGGGGGGCGGCATCATCACCCAGCCCCGGAATCTTTCCCTCCTGCGCCACCTCGGCTACATCGTCTGGCTCGATGCAGACCCCGCGCTCCTCGCCCGCCGGACCAGCTTCAATCAAGATCGCCCCCTCCTCGCTGGAGAAGAAGACCCCCAGGCAAAACTCACCCGCCTGCTCACCGAGCGCAAACCCATCTACAAATCCCTCGCTGACCTCCGCATCAAAACCAGCGAGCTCACACCCCAAGAAAGCGCCTACGGCATCATGGAAAGCGCCCGCGTCTTCTTCGCCAAAATGCGCCGCTGA
- a CDS encoding aminotransferase class V-fold PLP-dependent enzyme: MRLCAVLNSRGGEGCVPGSCGVTILPRRVVRTMQEHLEASCTRMQEYPEAWKAVLETRAVAARLIGAKAQEIALLGPTSVGLSLVASGFPWQAGDEVVCYPDDYPANVYPWRELERRGVIVKELRPDSPGEITLELVEAALTAKTRMVALASCHYLSGWRINVDGIGRMLRERGVFFCLDAIQTLGAFETRVEYVDFLSADSHKWLLGPMAAGIFYVREELQEMLRPGLLGSWNVRSPDFIAQAEIAFERGGRRYEPGALNISGILGMKAGMDLIAEIGLEAISGQLRCLKAAQHEFLAPLGFRFLGPEPGHALSSSITTVWHPEQSVEVLNARLAAQGIVASLRHTRDGRGHLRFSPHFYNTRAEMERVAEVLGSVG; encoded by the coding sequence ATGAGGCTCTGCGCCGTGCTGAATTCCCGTGGTGGAGAAGGGTGTGTTCCTGGCTCATGCGGGGTGACGATTTTGCCGCGGCGTGTGGTGAGGACGATGCAGGAGCACCTGGAGGCGAGCTGCACGCGGATGCAGGAGTATCCAGAGGCGTGGAAGGCGGTGCTGGAGACGCGAGCAGTCGCAGCACGGCTGATCGGGGCAAAGGCCCAGGAGATCGCGCTGCTGGGGCCGACTTCGGTGGGGCTGAGCTTGGTGGCTAGTGGCTTCCCGTGGCAGGCGGGGGATGAGGTGGTGTGTTACCCGGATGATTATCCGGCGAATGTGTATCCGTGGCGTGAGCTGGAGCGGCGGGGAGTGATCGTGAAGGAGCTGCGGCCGGATTCTCCAGGGGAGATCACGCTGGAGCTGGTGGAGGCAGCGCTGACGGCAAAGACGCGGATGGTGGCGCTGGCGTCTTGCCATTACCTGAGTGGTTGGCGCATTAATGTGGATGGGATAGGCCGGATGCTGCGAGAGCGAGGTGTGTTTTTCTGCCTGGATGCGATCCAGACGCTAGGGGCGTTTGAGACGCGGGTGGAGTATGTGGATTTTTTGTCGGCAGATTCGCACAAGTGGCTGCTGGGGCCTATGGCGGCGGGGATTTTTTATGTGCGTGAGGAGTTGCAGGAGATGCTGCGGCCAGGGCTGCTAGGCTCATGGAATGTGCGGAGCCCAGACTTCATCGCGCAGGCGGAGATCGCCTTTGAGCGTGGGGGGAGGCGCTATGAGCCGGGGGCGCTGAATATCAGTGGTATCCTGGGGATGAAGGCGGGGATGGATTTGATCGCGGAGATCGGGCTGGAGGCGATTAGCGGGCAGTTGCGGTGCTTGAAGGCGGCGCAACATGAGTTTTTGGCTCCGTTGGGGTTCCGCTTTCTCGGACCGGAGCCGGGACATGCGTTGAGTTCTTCCATCACGACGGTGTGGCATCCTGAGCAGTCGGTGGAGGTGCTGAATGCGCGGCTAGCGGCCCAGGGTATCGTAGCCTCTCTGCGACATACGCGTGATGGACGCGGTCATCTGCGGTTCAGTCCGCACTTTTACAATACGCGTGCGGAGATGGAGAGGGTGGCGGAGGTGCTGGGTTCGGTGGGTTAA
- a CDS encoding DHH family phosphoesterase: MRTSLANIVAALGGRLAGEASEAEREQDFVLVVAASSVETSRQRAMQFQPRDVALVTGDRPEIHALAIELGARCLVITGGFQPWESILTQARAKGVAVICSPHDTASTSQLLRFSRPISGALKDEVLSFGSRTPLREIVHAVQSSHQPLFPVVDEETRHLIGVFSKSDLIDVPRARLVLVDHNEFAQAVAGADEAEIIEVIDHHRLSGNLRTKEPIRFLNEPVGVLDHRGDHVPHAWCRAG, translated from the coding sequence GTGCGCACGAGCTTGGCGAATATCGTGGCGGCGCTGGGTGGTAGGCTGGCAGGTGAGGCGAGCGAGGCGGAGCGGGAGCAGGATTTTGTGCTGGTGGTGGCGGCGTCGAGCGTGGAGACGTCACGCCAGCGTGCGATGCAGTTCCAGCCGCGTGATGTGGCGCTGGTGACGGGTGATAGGCCGGAGATCCACGCCTTGGCGATCGAGCTGGGGGCGCGGTGCCTGGTCATTACGGGCGGTTTTCAGCCGTGGGAGAGCATTTTGACCCAGGCTCGTGCGAAGGGTGTGGCGGTGATCTGCTCGCCGCATGATACGGCGAGCACGTCGCAGCTTCTGCGTTTCTCCAGGCCCATCAGTGGGGCTTTGAAGGATGAGGTTTTGTCGTTTGGGTCACGCACGCCGCTGCGTGAGATCGTGCATGCGGTGCAGAGCTCGCATCAGCCACTGTTCCCGGTGGTGGATGAGGAGACGCGGCATTTGATCGGTGTTTTCTCCAAGTCGGACCTCATCGATGTGCCGCGTGCCCGGCTGGTGCTGGTGGATCACAATGAGTTCGCCCAGGCTGTGGCGGGTGCGGATGAGGCGGAGATCATCGAGGTGATCGATCACCATCGCCTGAGTGGAAATCTGCGCACGAAGGAGCCGATTCGTTTCCTGAATGAGCCTGTGGGCGTACTCGACCATCGTGGGGATCATGTACCGCATGCGTGGTGCCGCGCCGGATAA
- a CDS encoding CBS domain-containing protein, which translates to MSTQDPIYVIGHRNPDTDAICSAIGYAAFCGMCAVWMPWRPAVVVSVRTNWVLHTANVTAPRLLLDVRPTAATICRRDVLTARPADTFLSVYRMMLEHGFRSIPVVDAEGRLLGVPSIQEMAELFPAGGG; encoded by the coding sequence ATGAGCACTCAGGACCCCATTTATGTCATCGGCCATCGCAATCCAGATACGGACGCGATTTGCTCCGCGATCGGGTATGCGGCGTTTTGCGGGATGTGCGCGGTATGGATGCCGTGGCGGCCTGCTGTGGTGGTGAGCGTGCGGACGAATTGGGTGCTGCATACGGCGAATGTCACAGCGCCGAGGCTGCTACTGGATGTGCGGCCTACGGCTGCGACGATTTGCCGCCGGGATGTGCTGACGGCACGGCCTGCGGATACGTTTTTGTCGGTGTATCGCATGATGCTTGAGCATGGTTTCCGCAGTATCCCGGTGGTGGATGCGGAGGGGAGATTGCTGGGGGTGCCGTCGATCCAGGAGATGGCGGAGCTTTTCCCTGCCGGTGGAGGGTAG